From Planctomycetota bacterium, a single genomic window includes:
- a CDS encoding prolyl oligopeptidase family serine peptidase → MHSETWLVALALLAVALCTAETLPSARGEQAPAAPLPGRRSEYRGYARYDFQVDGCPAIVVAPKQAAAGKPWVWRAEFFDAFPQIDLALLAQGFHLVYIGVGNTFGCPDALKHWDVLYREMTEKYGLSRKPVLEGLSRGGLYCFNWAADNTDKVGAILADNAVLDFKSWPGGKGRGKGSPGDWKKLLADYHFASEAEALAYQKNPIDNLEPLAKAKVPLYLLCGDADDVVPFEENGAIVYERYQKLGGPVVLHIKKGLGHHPHGLDDPTPAVEFILKHLR, encoded by the coding sequence ATGCACTCGGAAACGTGGCTTGTCGCTCTGGCCCTCCTAGCGGTGGCCCTGTGCACGGCGGAGACCTTGCCCTCGGCGCGCGGAGAGCAGGCTCCTGCGGCTCCTCTGCCGGGGCGGCGATCCGAGTATCGCGGCTATGCCCGCTACGACTTCCAGGTGGACGGCTGCCCGGCCATTGTGGTCGCGCCCAAGCAGGCGGCCGCGGGCAAGCCGTGGGTGTGGAGGGCGGAGTTCTTCGACGCCTTCCCGCAGATTGACCTGGCGCTCCTGGCCCAGGGCTTCCACCTGGTCTACATCGGCGTAGGCAACACCTTCGGCTGCCCCGACGCCTTGAAGCACTGGGACGTGCTTTACCGCGAGATGACTGAGAAGTACGGCCTCTCGCGCAAGCCCGTGCTCGAGGGGCTAAGCCGCGGGGGACTTTACTGCTTCAACTGGGCGGCGGACAACACCGACAAGGTGGGCGCCATCCTCGCCGACAACGCCGTGCTCGACTTCAAGAGCTGGCCCGGCGGCAAAGGGCGCGGCAAAGGCAGCCCCGGCGACTGGAAGAAGCTGCTCGCCGACTACCACTTCGCGTCCGAGGCGGAGGCCCTGGCCTACCAGAAGAACCCGATTGACAACCTGGAACCGCTCGCCAAGGCCAAGGTGCCGCTCTATCTCCTCTGCGGCGATGCCGACGACGTGGTGCCCTTCGAGGAGAACGGCGCTATCGTCTACGAGCGTTATCAGAAGCTCGGCGGCCCGGTCGTCCTCCACATCAAGAAGGGCCTGGGCCACCACCCGCATGGCCTCGACGACCCGACGCCCGCCGTCGAGTTCATCCTCAAGCACTTGCGATAG
- a CDS encoding cytochrome c3 family protein, which yields MSRRGNMIYTLYTSPTMNAVPTQPTHYGSKLCLSCHDGVTALDTFGGQAGSPFVSGRARLGIDLRATHPIGIVYDAALARADGGLFDPDSRRLATGETITRGMLFGTGNLECASCHDVHNRYGNPKLLRIRNDGSALCRTCHNL from the coding sequence ATGAGCCGTCGCGGCAACATGATCTATACGCTCTACACCAGCCCTACGATGAACGCGGTGCCGACGCAGCCGACGCACTATGGCTCGAAGCTCTGCCTGAGCTGCCACGATGGGGTCACCGCGCTCGACACCTTTGGGGGACAGGCCGGCTCCCCGTTCGTCAGCGGCAGGGCCCGCCTCGGCATTGATCTGCGCGCGACTCACCCCATCGGGATCGTCTATGACGCCGCTCTGGCGCGCGCCGACGGCGGCCTTTTCGACCCTGATTCGCGGCGCCTCGCCACGGGCGAGACGATCACGCGAGGGATGCTCTTCGGCACCGGGAACCTCGAGTGCGCCTCGTGCCACGACGTGCACAACCGCTACGGGAACCCGAAGCTCCTGAGGATACGCAACGACGGCAGCGCCCTGTGCCGCACGTGCCACAACCTGTAG